Proteins encoded within one genomic window of Humulus lupulus chromosome 1, drHumLupu1.1, whole genome shotgun sequence:
- the LOC133783626 gene encoding uncharacterized protein LOC133783626, producing MTTNIFESVNNLMRKAREYPIIAMTDFIISTMGQWFLERRREAYAVTTPLTPRREEILCKRWDEVGSLITLQLNENEYNVMCGELDSIVNLRSKSCTCKVFDIDNLPSYAETIYPVPPNSQWTDSPEDVIAVQVIAPPEDKTKGRPKINRIPSQGEVPKKKYNCGACGQSGHNSKKCPSRQVPSDVRSTTHV from the exons ATGACCACTAACATATTTGAGTCAGTGAACAATTTGATGCGAAAGGCAAGAGAGTACCCTATTATTGCTATGACCGATTTTATCATAAGCACGATGGGACAATGGTTCCTTGAACGTCGACGGGAAGCATATGCAGTGACAACTCCATTGACACCGAGGAGGGAAGAAATATTATGTAAAAGATGGGATGAAGTCGGTTCATTGATAACTCTCCAGTTAAATGAGAATGAGTACAATGTGATGTGTGGAGAACTCGATTCAATAGTAAATTTAAGGTCAAAGAGTTGCACGTGCAAAGTTTTCGATATTGATAACCTTCCAT CATATGCTGAAACTATTTATCCTGTTCCTCCAAACTCACAATGGACCGACAGTCCTGAAGATGTTATTGCAGTACAAGTGATAGCACCTCCTGAAGACAAGACTAAAGGAAGACCAAAAATCAATCGCATACCTTCCCAAGGTGAAGTCCCTAAGAAAAAATATAATTGTGGAGCATGTGGACAATCAGGACATAATTCAAAAAAATGTCCTAGTCGACAAGTGCCATCAGATGTTAGAAGCACAACTCAtgtgtga
- the LOC133782816 gene encoding cellulose synthase A catalytic subunit 4 [UDP-forming]-like — MAGSSTTRNAVVQGGAAAAEMMRSSSKCKVCGDEIGCNENGEMFTAACHDCHLFPAVICRPCHDQTTHGGCPRVAGADDESCEDTDSDDNHFASSDTEDNNNNNNINGKKQWNDQALSAAGSVISGVEKWKIKQEKRGDLLNNDDANDDQEVDDDYLCIYTCRLSEARQPLWRNVPVSSSLISPYRIVIVLRLLILCLFLRFRILTPVWDAFPLWLISVVCEIWFAFSWILDQFPKWNPITRETYLDRLSIRFEREGEPNRLAPVDVFVTSVDPLKEPPIITANTVLSILAADYPVDKLCAYVSDDGASMLLFDSLAETAEFARRWVPFCKKHNVEPRAPEFYFSENIDYLRDKVHPSFVKERRAMKREYEEFKVRINALVAKAMKKPEGGWVMQDGSPWPGNITRDHPGMIQFLLGNGGALDMEGKKLPRLVYISREKRPGYQHHQKAGAMNALVRVSAVLTNAPFILNLDCDHYINNSKAVREAMCFLMDPQLREKLCYVQFPQRFYGIDRHDRYANRNTVFFDINMKGLDGIQGPVYVGNGCVFNRQALYGYDPPVSEKWPDITCDCWPSWCCCCCGGSRKKSKSEKKESEDMFDLEEIEDMSEKSESEDMSEKSESGDMFDLEEIEEMLEDCEELEKLLLMSQKNFEKRFGQSPVFIASTLMEDGGLPHGTNSATLIKEAIHVISCGYEEKTEWGKEIGWIYGSVTEDILTGFKMHCRGWKSVYCMPKRAAFKGSAPINISDRLLQVLKWALGSVQIFLSLHCPLWYGWGGKLKLLERLAYTNTIVYPWTSIPLLAYCTIPAVCLLTGKFIIPTLNNLASIWILALVLCIIATGILELRWSGVGIEDWWRNEQFWVIGGVSAHLFAVFQGLLKVLAGVNNNFTMTSKAADDAEFGELYLFKWTTLLIPPTTIIIMNMVGVVAGVSDAINSSYGSWGPLIGKLLFTFWVILHLYPFLKGLMGRQNRTPTIVVLWSVLMASIFSMIWVRINPFLPKQTGPILKQCGVEC; from the exons ATGGCTGGTTCTTCTACCACCCGAAACGCCGTCGTCCAAGGTGGTGCTGCCGCTGCCGAG ATGATGAGATCAAGTAGTAAATGCAAAGTATGTGGTGATGAGATTGGATGCAATGAAAATGGAGAGATGTTCACAGCAGCCTGCCACGACTGCCACTTATTCCCCGCCGTTATTTGTCGACCTTGTCACGACCAGACCACTCACGGCG GTTGTCCAAGAGTGGCAGGAGCTGACGATGAAAGCTGTGAGGATACTGATTCTGATGATAATCACTTCGCTAGTTCg GATACTGaagacaacaataataataataatattaatggtAAAAAGCAATGGAATGATCAAGCCTTGTCAGCTGCAGGAAGTg TGATTTCTGGAGTAGAAAAATGGAAGATCAAACAAGAAAAGAGAGGTGATCTTCTCAACAATGACGATGCTAACGATGATCAAGAGGTTGATGATGACTACCT ATGTATATATACTTGCAGATTGTCCGAAGCTCGACAACCTCTGTGGAGAAACGTTCCAGTGTCATCAAGCTTAATCAGTCCCTACCGTATAGTCATCGTTCTCCGCCTCCTCATTCTCTGCTTGTTCCTCCGATTTCGAATCTTGACTCCGGTTTGGGACGCATTTCCACTGTGGTTGATTTCAGTGGTATGCGAGATCTGGTTCGCCTTCTCTTGGATTCTCGACCAGTTTCCCAAATGGAACCCTATCACTCGCGAGACCTACTTGGACCGCCTCTCGATTCGTTTCGAGCGCGAAGGCGAGCCCAACCGCCTCGCTCCCGTCGACGTCTTCGTCACATCGGTCGATCCTCTCAAGGAGCCTCCCATCATTACTGCCAACACGGTTCTTTCCATCTTGGCTGCCGATTACCCAGTCGATAAGCTTTGTGCTTATGTATCGGACGATGGTGCTTCCATGCTGCTTTTCGATTCGCTGGCTGAGACGGCTGAGTTTGCTAGGAGATGGGTTCCCTTTTGTAAGAAGCATAATGTCGAGCCCAGAGCTCCTGAGTTTTATTTCTCTGAGAACATTGATTATTTGAGGGATAAGGTTCATCCTAGCTTTGTCAAGGAAAGGAGGGCAATGAAG AGAGAATATGAGGAGTTCAAGGTTAGGATTAATGCATTGGTGGCCAAAGCTATGAAGAAACCAGAAGGTGGATGGGTGATGCAGGATGGTTCTCCATGGCCTGGGAACATCACCCGTGATCATCCCGGAATGATTCAG TTTTTGCTGGGAAATGGTGGTGCACTAGATATGGAAGGTAAGAAATTGCCGCGTCTTGTGTATATTTCTCGTGAGAAACGTCCTGGTTATCAACATCATCAGAAAGCAGGTGCCATGAACGCTCTG GTTCGAGTTTCTGCTGTGCTTACAAATGCACCGTTCATCTTGAATCTGGATTGTGATCACTACATTAACAACAGCAAGGCCGTGAGGGAAGCCATGTGCTTTCTAATGGATCCTCAGTTGAGAGAGAAGCTCTGTTATGTTCAATTTCCTCAAAGGTTTTACGGTATTGATCGTCATGATAGATATGCCAATAGAAACACCGTGTTCTTTGAT ATCAACATGAAAGGTCTTGATGGGATCCAAGGACCAGTGTACGTTGGTAATGGATGTGTCTTCAATAGGCAGGCTTTGTACGGCTATGATCCACCAGTTTCTGAAAAGTGGCCAGATATCACATGTGATTGCTGGCCTTCATGGTGCTGCTGCTGTTGTGGTGGTTCAAGGAAGAAGTCGAAGTCTGAGAAGAAAGAAAGCGAAGACATGTTTGATCTTGAAGAGATTGAAGACATGTCTGAGAAGAGTGAAAGCGAAGACATGTCTGAGAAGAGTGAAAGCGGAGACATGTTTGATCTTGAAGAGATTGAAGAAATGCTTGAGGATTGTGAAGAGTTGGAGAAATTATTGCTCATGTCACAGAAGAATTTTGAGAAACGATTCGGACAGTCACCTGTTTTCATAGCCTCCACTCTTATGGAAGATGGTGGCCTTCCACATGGGACAAATAGCGCAACACTTATTAAGGAGGCCATCCATGTCATAAGTTGTGGCTATGAGGAGAAAACTGAGTGGGGCAAAGAG ATTGGATGGATTTATGGTTCAGTCACTGAAGATATTCTGACAGGCTTCAAAATGCATTGTAGAGGATGGAAATCAGTGTATTGCATGCCAAAGAGAGCAGCTTTCAAGGGATCAGCTCCTATAAATATATCAGATCGGTTGCTCCAAGTTCTTAAATGGGCTCTAGGTTCAGTCCAAATATTTCTTAGTCTTCACTGCCCCTTATGGTATGGCTGGGGAGGAAAACTAAAACTGCTTGAAAGACTTGCTTACACCAACACCATTGTCTACCCTTGGACTTCCATCCCTTTACTTGCCTACTGCACCATTCCTGCTGTCTGTCTTCTGACCGGAAAATTCATCATCCCAACG CTTAATAATCTTGCCAGCATATGGATCTTGGCTCTTGTCCTCTGCATCATCGCCACTGGCATTCTCGAGCTCCGATGGAGTGGTGTTGGCATCGAGGACTGGTGGCGCAATGAACAATTCTGGGTCATTGGTGGTGTCTCTGCACATCTTTTCGCCGTCTTCCAAGGCCTCCTCAAAGTCTTGGCTGGAGTTAACAACAATTTTACAATGACATCAAAGGCAGCCGACGATGCTGAGTTTGGGGAACTCTACCTCTTCAAATGGACTACCCTACTCATCCCACCAACCACCATTATAATAATGAATATGGTTGGAGTTGTAGCTGGAGTTTCTGATGCCATTAACAGCAGCTATGGTTCATGGGGTCCTCTGATCGGCAAGCTACTTTTCACCTTCTGGgtcattctccatctctaccccTTCCTTAAAGGTTTGATGGGAAGACAAAACAGGACTCCCACCATTGTTGTGCTCTGGTCGGTTCTTATGGCTTCAATCTTCTCAATGATTTGGGTTCGAATCAATCCCTTCTTGCCTAAGCAAACTGGACCAATACTCAAACAATGTGGGGTGGAGTGCTAG